The following DNA comes from Phytohabitans rumicis.
CCGGACTTCGCCCGGCTCGCCAAGGGGACGGGCACCCGCGTCACGGTGCTCGCTCCGGGCGAGTCGATGACGGTCACCCCGTAATGGCCACGGTAAGCACGCTGGTCTGGCTGACCGTCGTCGTGACGTTCGGCGCGGTGGTGCCGATCGTGCCGACCGGGGCGGCGGTCAGCGGCGCGGCGGCGTACGCGGCGCACCAGAACCCGCTGCACGTCCTGCTCGTGGTGCTCTTCGGCGCGGCCGGGGCGTACGTCGGCGACCTGGCCATGTACGCGATCTGCCGGTGGGGCGGGGAGCAGTTCGCCCGGCGGGTGCGCTGGCTGCGCGACCCGGAGCGGATGGAGAAGATGGGCAAGAAGCTGCGCGAACGGCAGATCTCGGTGCTGCT
Coding sequences within:
- a CDS encoding DedA family protein, yielding MATVSTLVWLTVVVTFGAVVPIVPTGAAVSGAAAYAAHQNPLHVLLVVLFGAAGAYVGDLAMYAICRWGGEQFARRVRWLRDPERMEKMGKKLRERQISVLLVSRLLPGGRVPVLLAAALMGLDWRRFAITNAPACLLWSAVYAGIGIFGYAIFPEPWQSVLAAVLLVLVISQVAAVVSRRREA